In Strix aluco isolate bStrAlu1 chromosome 22, bStrAlu1.hap1, whole genome shotgun sequence, a genomic segment contains:
- the RBP7 gene encoding retinoid-binding protein 7, which produces MPVDFSGTWNLISNDNFEGYMVALGIDFATRKIAKMLKPQKVIKQDGDSFYIHTTSTFRDYSLQFKIGEEFEEDNKGLDNRKCKSVVTWENDKLVCVQTGEKKNRGWTHWLEGDDLHLELRCENQVCKQVFKRA; this is translated from the exons ATGCCTGTGGATTTCAGTGGAACCTGGAACCTTATCAGCAATGACAACTTTGAAGGTTATATGGTGGCCTTAG GTATTGACTTTGCAACACGCAAGATAGCAAAAATGCTGAAGCCTCAGAAAGTGATCAAACAAGACGGTGATTCATTTTATATTCATACTACTAGCACATTCAGAGATTATTCGCTTCAATTCAAAATTGGAGAAGAGTTTGAAGAAGATAATAAAGGCCTGGATAACAGAAAATGCAAG aGCGTAGTTACCTGGGAAAATGATAAACTTGTCTGTGTCCAGACCGGTGAGAAGAAGAACAGAGGCTGGACTCACTGGCTTGAAGGAGATGACCTCCACCTG gAGCTTCGTTGTGAGAATCAAGTATGTAAACAGGTCTTCAAGAGAGCTTGA
- the NMNAT1 gene encoding nicotinamide/nicotinic acid mononucleotide adenylyltransferase 1, with translation MATEDPDKKTEVVLLACGSFNPITNMHLRLFELARDYFHETGKYKVIKGIISPVGDAYKKKGLISANHRVTMAKLATKNSDWVEVDDWESSQSEWLETLKVLRYHHQKLLSPEPTNSLQNAIPLTKPGRKRKQEPNRHDPVKKKNQSPDIKSVPQVKLLCGSDMLESFGIPNLWKLEDITEIVENHGLVCISRAGNSVQKFVYESDILWRHKNNIHLVEEWITNDISSTKIRRALRRGQSIRYLVPDVVQAYIEKNNLYSPESEDRNAGVVLAPLQKHASDSKN, from the exons ATGGCTACGGAAGATCCAGACAAGAAGACTGAAGTCGTACTGCTGGCCTGCGGGTCCTTCAATCCCATTACCAACATGCACCTAAGGCTGTTTGAGCTGGCTAGAGACTACTTTCATGAAACAG gaaaataCAAAGTAATCAAAGGAATAATTTCACCAGTAGGTGATGCATATAAGAAGAAAGGTCTGATCAGTGCGAATCACCGAGTAACTATGGCAAAACTAGCTACAAAAAACTCAGACTGGGTGGAAGTTGATGACTGGGAAAGCAGCCAGAGTGAGTGGTTGGAAACACTAAAAGTTTTAAG GTACCATCATCAAAAGCTTTTATCTCCTGAGCCCACTAATAGTCTGCAGAATGCTATACCTTTAACAAAGCCAGGACGGAAGAGGAAACAGGAACCAAATAGGCATGAtcctgttaaaaagaaaaatcagagtcCAGATATAAAAA gtgtCCCACAGGTTAAACTGCTTTGTGGAAGTGACATGCTGGAATCTTTTGGGATCCCCAATCTGTGGAAGTTGGAGGACATCACTGAAATTGTGGAAAATCATGGCCTTGTGTGCATCAGTAGGGCTGGAAACAGCGTTCAGAAATTCGTCTATGAATCTGATATTTTGTGGAGGCATAAGAATAACATTCACCTTGTGGAAGAATGGATCACAAATGACATTTCCTCCACCAAGATTAGGAGAGCACTGCGGAGGGGCCAGAGCATTCGTTACCTAGTGCCTGATGTAGTTCAAGcatacatagaaaaaaataatctgtatagTCCAGAGAGTGAAGACAGGAATGCTGGGGTTGTCTTGGCTCCCTTACAGAAACATGCAAGTGATTCCAAGAACTAA